In the Sulfitobacter pacificus genome, one interval contains:
- a CDS encoding outer membrane protein, producing the protein MKRLLTTATLTVFAGAGSALAGSLAEPVVTPPVLAPEIVSADWTGAYAGIQLGYGNLNVANQIDRDGDGDVDAADETFAFGGGLDGDGAIGGAHIGYMHDFGNFVAGGELDYNAANIDIGTIGELDSVARAKLKLGYDMGQTLVYGVLGAAKADINVGGTDFSENGYVAGFGVDYLVSENVVLGGEVLYHDFGDDFDGLDLSADATTVQVKMSYKF; encoded by the coding sequence GCAGCGCCCTTGCCGGTAGCCTCGCAGAACCTGTCGTAACACCACCTGTTCTGGCCCCTGAAATCGTCTCTGCCGATTGGACGGGTGCCTATGCCGGTATTCAGCTGGGCTATGGTAACCTGAATGTTGCCAACCAGATCGACCGGGATGGCGACGGGGATGTGGATGCCGCTGACGAAACCTTCGCATTTGGCGGTGGTCTGGACGGTGACGGTGCCATAGGTGGTGCCCACATCGGCTATATGCATGACTTCGGCAATTTTGTTGCTGGCGGTGAACTGGATTATAACGCGGCAAACATCGACATCGGTACCATTGGTGAACTTGATTCCGTTGCCCGTGCCAAGCTGAAGCTCGGGTATGATATGGGCCAGACGCTGGTTTATGGTGTTCTGGGTGCAGCTAAGGCGGACATTAATGTCGGCGGCACTGACTTCTCCGAAAACGGGTATGTGGCAGGCTTCGGTGTCGACTATCTGGTGTCCGAAAATGTCGTGCTGGGTGGTGAAGTGCTGTATCACGACTTTGGTGACGACTTTGACGGTCTGGATCTGAGCGCGGATGCGACCACAGTGCAGGTGAAAATGTCATATAAATTCTGA
- the rpmE gene encoding 50S ribosomal protein L31 encodes MKADTHPEYHTINVKMTDGSIVEMKSTWGKEGDQLALDIDPSVHPAWTGGTSRLMDTGGRVSKFKNKYAGLSL; translated from the coding sequence ATGAAAGCCGATACACATCCCGAATACCACACGATCAACGTCAAAATGACCGACGGTTCCATCGTGGAAATGAAATCAACCTGGGGCAAAGAGGGCGACCAGCTGGCGCTCGATATCGACCCTTCCGTGCACCCTGCATGGACTGGCGGCACAAGCCGCTTGATGGACACCGGTGGCCGCGTGTCCAAGTTCAAGAACAAATATGCAGGTCTGTCGCTGTAA
- the rplS gene encoding 50S ribosomal protein L19 produces the protein MNLIAEIEAEQIAELGKEIPDFRAGDTIRVGFKVTEGTRTRVQNYEGVCIARNNGHGIAGSFTVRKISFGEGVERVFPLHSTNIDSITVVRRGRVRRAKLYYLRSRRGKSARIVENSNYKPKKA, from the coding sequence ATGAACCTGATCGCAGAAATCGAGGCGGAACAAATCGCCGAACTGGGCAAAGAAATCCCAGACTTCCGTGCCGGTGACACCATCCGCGTCGGCTTTAAAGTTACCGAAGGTACACGCACCCGTGTACAGAACTACGAAGGCGTTTGCATCGCGCGTAACAACGGCCACGGCATTGCCGGTTCGTTCACCGTGCGTAAAATCAGCTTTGGTGAAGGTGTCGAGCGTGTCTTCCCGCTGCACTCCACCAACATCGACAGCATTACCGTGGTCCGCCGTGGCCGTGTGCGTCGCGCCAAACTGTATTACCTGCGTTCACGCCGTGGTAAATCCGCGCGTATCGTTGAGAATTCCAACTACAAGCCGAAAAAAGCGTAA
- the ppk2 gene encoding polyphosphate kinase 2: MDDTNKDATLEQASRKEAISGFEQGKYPYAEKLDRRTYEAEKSALQVELLKVQHWVQETGQKFVLLFEGRDAAGKGGTIKRFTEHLNPRSARVVALNKPNDEERGQWFFQRYVKHLPTAGEIVLYDRSWYNRAGVERVMNFCAPAEYLEFMRQTPEFERMLTRSGIRLFKYWFSVTQEEQARRFSARETDPLKRWKLSPIDRASLNKWDDYTEAKEAMFFYTDTADAPWTVIRSNDKKRARLTCMRHFLSKLDYPDKDLLVASPPDPLIFHQAQTLLRNNDHILASSLHPQSRKT, from the coding sequence ATGGACGATACCAACAAGGACGCAACGCTTGAACAGGCCAGCAGGAAAGAGGCGATTTCGGGCTTTGAGCAGGGTAAATACCCCTATGCCGAAAAGCTGGACCGCCGCACCTATGAAGCAGAGAAATCCGCGCTTCAGGTGGAGCTGCTTAAAGTACAACATTGGGTGCAGGAAACCGGCCAGAAGTTCGTGCTGCTGTTTGAGGGGCGTGATGCGGCGGGCAAGGGCGGCACCATCAAACGTTTCACCGAACACCTTAACCCGCGCAGTGCTCGGGTTGTGGCCCTGAACAAGCCAAATGATGAGGAACGCGGTCAATGGTTCTTTCAGCGCTACGTCAAACATCTGCCCACCGCTGGTGAGATCGTCCTTTATGACCGGTCTTGGTACAACCGGGCCGGGGTGGAGCGGGTGATGAATTTCTGCGCCCCTGCTGAATATCTTGAATTCATGCGTCAGACGCCGGAGTTTGAACGGATGTTGACCCGCAGCGGGATTAGGCTGTTCAAATATTGGTTTTCGGTCACACAGGAAGAGCAGGCGCGCCGCTTCTCCGCCCGTGAAACGGATCCACTCAAGCGGTGGAAGCTGTCGCCGATTGATCGTGCCAGTCTGAACAAATGGGATGACTATACCGAAGCGAAAGAGGCGATGTTCTTTTACACCGATACCGCGGATGCCCCATGGACGGTAATCCGCTCAAATGACAAGAAACGGGCGCGGCTGACCTGCATGCGGCATTTCCTGTCCAAATTGGATTACCCCGACAAGGATCTTCTGGTGGCCTCACCGCCGGACCCGCTGATCTTTCATCAGGCGCAAACGCTGCTGCGTAACAACGATCATATTCTTGCGTCTTCCCTGCATCCGCAGAGCCGTAAAACCTGA
- a CDS encoding YdcH family protein produces the protein MSHTPHELAEEFHDLANEMAILRQSDGHFAKLSDRYHVLNRAIHRAETDVEPTSDDHMVAMRKERLALKDQIFAYIKAQADLA, from the coding sequence ATGTCACACACCCCTCATGAACTGGCCGAAGAATTCCACGATCTGGCCAATGAAATGGCGATCCTGCGCCAATCCGACGGCCATTTCGCCAAATTGTCAGACAGGTACCACGTCCTGAATCGGGCCATTCACCGGGCCGAAACAGATGTTGAGCCGACCAGTGATGACCATATGGTCGCGATGCGCAAGGAACGGCTGGCCCTGAAAGATCAGATTTTTGCCTATATCAAAGCGCAGGCTGATCTGGCCTGA
- the trmD gene encoding tRNA (guanosine(37)-N1)-methyltransferase TrmD, whose amino-acid sequence MKPTRSHGRQSVSASLKPRELMQDKPAYRDVWQARIVTLFPDLFPGVLGASLTGKALQDGLWQLHTHDLRRFGIGKHRNVDDTPAGGGAGMVMRADVVGPAIEAAQQGSHGRWPILYMSPRGQRFDQAMAADLATCAGVTMLCGRFEGVDERVIEHYGITEVSLGDFVMTGGELAAQAMIDATVRLLPGVLGNADSTVEESHSNGLLEHPQYTRPATWEGHDIPEVLMSGNHKKVAEWRKTQSLALTRARRPDLIRDKDGDI is encoded by the coding sequence ATGAAACCTACACGTTCCCATGGCCGCCAATCGGTCAGCGCCTCGTTGAAACCGCGCGAGCTGATGCAGGATAAACCGGCCTATCGCGATGTCTGGCAAGCGCGGATTGTGACGCTGTTCCCCGATTTATTTCCCGGTGTGTTGGGGGCGAGCCTGACGGGAAAGGCGTTGCAAGACGGGTTGTGGCAATTGCATACCCATGATCTGCGCCGCTTTGGTATTGGCAAACACCGCAATGTTGACGACACGCCGGCGGGTGGTGGGGCGGGCATGGTGATGCGCGCCGATGTGGTTGGCCCCGCGATCGAAGCTGCACAGCAGGGCAGCCATGGCCGCTGGCCTATCCTCTATATGTCACCGCGCGGTCAACGGTTTGATCAGGCGATGGCGGCGGATCTGGCAACCTGCGCCGGTGTGACCATGCTCTGTGGGCGGTTTGAGGGCGTGGACGAAAGGGTAATCGAACATTACGGCATCACCGAAGTTTCCTTGGGTGATTTTGTGATGACCGGCGGAGAACTGGCCGCGCAGGCGATGATCGACGCCACTGTGCGTTTGCTGCCGGGGGTATTGGGCAATGCCGACAGCACGGTGGAGGAAAGCCATTCCAACGGCTTACTGGAACATCCGCAATATACCCGCCCTGCCACATGGGAAGGGCATGACATTCCCGAGGTGCTGATGTCAGGCAATCACAAGAAGGTTGCCGAATGGCGCAAGACCCAAAGCCTGGCACTTACCCGTGCCCGGCGGCCAGATCTGATCAGGGACAAAGACGGCGACATCTAA
- the rimM gene encoding ribosome maturation factor RimM (Essential for efficient processing of 16S rRNA) yields MTDLIPVGAIAGAYGVRGELRIKSYCAVPEDIENYSPLWTEGRGKQLALAILRPIKNGFSARIPDVASKEEADAMRGTVLYADRSQLPSLPDDEFYYADLIGLEVYDTGGVLLGRVKTVNNHGADDLLELQLAGKTDTVFLPFTKAAVPTVDLAAGRIVADPPLGILPESETAESSAD; encoded by the coding sequence ATGACTGATCTGATCCCCGTGGGGGCCATCGCCGGGGCTTACGGCGTGCGCGGCGAGCTGCGCATCAAAAGCTATTGCGCGGTGCCAGAAGACATCGAAAACTACAGCCCGCTTTGGACCGAAGGGCGCGGCAAGCAGCTGGCGCTGGCCATTCTGCGCCCAATCAAAAACGGGTTCTCCGCCCGCATTCCTGATGTCGCCTCCAAGGAAGAGGCAGATGCGATGCGCGGTACGGTGCTATACGCGGACCGCAGCCAGCTTCCCTCGCTACCGGATGATGAGTTTTACTATGCCGATCTTATCGGGCTCGAGGTCTATGACACCGGGGGCGTCCTGCTGGGCCGTGTCAAAACCGTGAACAACCACGGGGCTGACGACCTGCTGGAACTGCAACTGGCGGGCAAGACTGACACGGTGTTCCTGCCCTTCACCAAAGCGGCGGTGCCCACCGTTGATCTGGCCGCCGGACGCATCGTGGCAGACCCGCCGCTGGGCATTTTACCCGAAAGTGAAACAGCCGAAAGCAGCGCCGACTGA
- the bluB gene encoding 5,6-dimethylbenzimidazole synthase yields the protein MDTFTDAFRAGLHDLMRWRRDVRQFRTDPVDEALLRQCLDTFSLAPSVGLSEPWRLLRVTSSEARAKAMANFEDSNAQALAGYGGDQAKLYASLKLSGMKEAPEHLAVYCDDTTEKGAGLGVASMPEMRRYSVVGAITLMWLTARSLGLGVGWVSVLDPTRLNADLDAPEGWSLVAYLCIGWPQQNTLTPELETKGWEVRAPALHIENR from the coding sequence ATGGACACGTTTACAGACGCATTCCGTGCCGGGTTGCACGATCTGATGCGGTGGCGGCGCGATGTGCGCCAGTTCCGCACCGATCCGGTGGACGAGGCGCTGCTGCGCCAGTGCCTCGACACCTTTTCCCTCGCCCCTTCCGTTGGTCTGTCCGAGCCATGGCGCCTTTTGCGCGTCACCTCATCCGAGGCCCGCGCCAAAGCGATGGCAAATTTCGAAGACAGCAATGCACAGGCCCTTGCCGGCTATGGCGGTGATCAGGCCAAGCTTTATGCCTCCCTGAAACTCTCCGGCATGAAAGAAGCACCCGAACATCTGGCGGTCTATTGTGACGACACCACAGAGAAAGGGGCCGGTCTGGGGGTTGCCAGCATGCCCGAGATGCGGCGCTACTCTGTTGTGGGTGCCATCACGCTGATGTGGCTGACCGCGCGCAGCCTTGGGCTGGGAGTGGGATGGGTTTCTGTCCTTGACCCGACCCGCCTGAATGCTGATCTTGACGCACCGGAGGGGTGGTCGCTGGTGGCTTACCTTTGCATCGGCTGGCCACAGCAGAATACACTGACCCCGGAACTGGAAACCAAAGGCTGGGAGGTCCGCGCCCCCGCCCTGCATATTGAAAACCGATGA
- the rpsP gene encoding 30S ribosomal protein S16, which yields MAMKIRLARGGSKKRPFYRIVAADSRMPRDGRFIEKLGTYNPLLPKDSEERVKMDVEKVKEWMAKGAQPTDRVRRMLEAAGALPKTERNNPKKGTPGKKAQERVQEKADKAAAAAEAAAAPAEEAPAEDAAAE from the coding sequence ATGGCTATGAAAATTCGTCTCGCCCGCGGCGGCTCCAAAAAGCGCCCCTTCTACCGTATCGTTGCTGCGGACAGCCGCATGCCACGCGACGGCCGTTTCATCGAGAAACTGGGCACCTATAACCCGCTGCTGCCAAAAGACAGCGAAGAACGCGTGAAAATGGACGTCGAGAAAGTAAAAGAGTGGATGGCCAAAGGCGCACAGCCAACAGACCGCGTTCGCCGCATGCTGGAAGCCGCAGGCGCCCTGCCGAAAACAGAGCGTAACAACCCCAAGAAGGGTACACCGGGCAAGAAAGCGCAAGAGCGCGTTCAGGAGAAAGCCGACAAGGCCGCAGCGGCAGCAGAAGCTGCAGCAGCACCTGCCGAGGAAGCACCCGCAGAAGACGCGGCAGCAGAATAA
- a CDS encoding chorismate mutase — MTDTVKLAAEVLKEHRASIDRLDAILVYTLGERFKHTQAVGKLKAEHDLPPSDPNREADQIARLEDLANKADLDPEFAKKFLNFIIAEVIQHHKSHQS; from the coding sequence ATGACCGATACCGTTAAACTTGCCGCCGAGGTGTTGAAAGAACACCGCGCCTCCATCGACCGTCTGGATGCGATCCTTGTCTATACACTGGGCGAGCGGTTCAAACACACACAGGCTGTGGGGAAACTCAAAGCCGAACACGACCTTCCCCCGTCCGATCCAAACCGCGAAGCGGATCAGATCGCGCGGCTCGAAGATTTGGCGAACAAGGCTGACCTTGATCCCGAATTCGCCAAGAAGTTTCTAAACTTCATCATCGCTGAAGTCATTCAGCACCACAAAAGTCACCAATCGTAA
- a CDS encoding GNAT family N-acetyltransferase, with product MTDPIPVLDTQRLTLRAPRKSDLPTLTAFFETERSHMVGGPADANETFAKLASRIGHWAIRGHGVWHIEHRKTGDFLGWVGIGNPPAFDEPELGWTLFAHAEGQGYAYEAARAARAYAAVHLDLDRPISYIHADNSRSLALAAKLGATYEREGVVLNKPCQVWRHPSQVETA from the coding sequence ATGACCGATCCCATTCCCGTGCTGGACACCCAGCGGCTAACCCTGCGCGCACCGCGCAAGTCGGATCTGCCGACATTGACCGCCTTCTTTGAAACAGAGCGCAGCCATATGGTCGGAGGCCCCGCAGATGCGAACGAGACCTTTGCAAAGCTTGCTTCGCGTATTGGTCACTGGGCAATTCGTGGGCATGGCGTTTGGCACATAGAGCATCGCAAGACCGGGGATTTTCTGGGCTGGGTCGGCATCGGTAATCCACCCGCATTTGATGAACCCGAATTGGGTTGGACGCTGTTTGCCCACGCCGAAGGCCAAGGCTATGCCTATGAGGCCGCCCGTGCAGCGCGCGCCTATGCCGCCGTGCATTTGGATCTCGACAGGCCAATCAGCTACATCCACGCAGATAACAGCCGTTCGCTCGCCCTCGCTGCCAAACTTGGCGCGACATACGAGCGCGAAGGCGTTGTCCTGAACAAACCCTGCCAGGTATGGCGCCACCCATCACAAGTGGAGACCGCATGA
- a CDS encoding GNAT family N-acetyltransferase — translation MTTTLIIPTVETERLRLRAPQWSDFDAFAAFRMSDRTKHLGGACTRTQAFDKLGEIIGHWHLRGYGRWMVADKVTDAPLGVVGCFFPDDWPEPEIAWSVFEGAEGRGIASEAARASLAFAYDTLGWTTAISCTTPENSRSKALAIRMGATREDDFTTRDGMILEVYRHLGPEALK, via the coding sequence ATGACCACGACTCTGATCATCCCCACCGTCGAAACCGAACGCCTGCGCCTGCGCGCGCCGCAGTGGTCGGATTTCGACGCATTCGCCGCTTTCCGCATGAGCGATCGCACCAAACATCTGGGCGGTGCCTGCACCCGAACGCAAGCCTTTGACAAGCTGGGCGAGATCATCGGCCATTGGCATCTGCGCGGCTATGGGCGCTGGATGGTAGCGGATAAGGTAACGGATGCGCCGCTGGGTGTCGTTGGCTGTTTCTTCCCTGACGACTGGCCCGAACCCGAAATCGCATGGTCGGTTTTTGAAGGGGCCGAGGGACGCGGCATAGCTTCGGAAGCGGCACGCGCTTCACTCGCTTTCGCCTATGACACGCTGGGATGGACCACTGCGATCAGCTGTACCACGCCTGAAAACAGCCGTTCCAAAGCGCTTGCCATCCGGATGGGCGCAACCCGCGAGGACGACTTCACCACACGCGACGGCATGATCCTTGAAGTTTACCGCCACCTTGGGCCGGAGGCACTGAAGTGA
- a CDS encoding GNAT family N-acetyltransferase encodes MNAHATYPATLDAEGLTLRVPTAQDLPHYAAFYAVSDVEVGGYRGNRTDAEVQTILNRDIAHWEAKGIGIFLVFEGTTFMGGTGLAHPDDWPCHELTWWLMPQTRGKGVATRASRAVITWAYDTLGWDRVETHMRDENTPARRLAERLGGEIDRRQTFPDGVTRDVFLLPRRIA; translated from the coding sequence GTGAATGCGCACGCGACATATCCTGCGACCCTTGATGCGGAGGGTTTGACCCTGCGCGTGCCGACGGCGCAGGATCTGCCGCATTATGCGGCCTTCTACGCCGTAAGTGACGTTGAGGTCGGCGGTTATCGCGGCAACCGCACCGACGCGGAAGTGCAGACGATCCTCAACCGCGACATCGCACATTGGGAGGCGAAGGGCATTGGCATTTTTCTCGTCTTTGAGGGCACGACCTTCATGGGCGGCACCGGGCTTGCCCATCCCGACGACTGGCCCTGCCACGAGTTGACATGGTGGCTAATGCCGCAGACACGCGGCAAAGGCGTGGCGACACGCGCCAGCCGCGCGGTGATCACATGGGCCTATGACACGCTGGGCTGGGACCGGGTCGAGACGCATATGCGCGACGAAAACACACCCGCCCGCCGCCTTGCGGAACGCCTTGGCGGGGAAATCGACCGCCGCCAGACCTTCCCTGATGGGGTAACACGCGACGTCTTTCTCCTGCCCCGGAGGATCGCATGA
- the ffh gene encoding signal recognition particle protein, with the protein MFENLSERLSGVFDRLTKQGALSEEDVKTALREVRVALLEADVSLPVARDFVKAVQDKATGQAVTKSITPGQQVVKIVHDALIDVLKGEGEPGALKIDNPPTPILMVGLQGGGKTTTTAKLAKRLKEKDGKRVLMASLDVNRPAAMEQLAILGTQIGVDTLPIVKGEDPVAITKRAKTQAGLGGYDVYMLDTAGRLSIDEELMQQVEAVRDVVTPRETLLVVDGLTGQDAVHTAENFDERIGITGVVLTRMDGDGRGGAALSMRAVTGKPIKFVGLGEKMDALETFEPERIAGRILGMGDIVALVEKAQETIEAEQAEKMMKRMAKGQFNMNDLKMQLEQMIKMGGMQGMMGMMPGMGKMAKQVEEAGMDDKVLLRQIALIQSMTKKERANPALLQASRKKRIAKGAGMEVSDLNKLMKMHRQMSDMMKKMGKMGKGGMLKQAMKGMMGKGGMDPAAMAGQMDPKAMEAAAKAMGGKLPGMGGGMGLPPGLSGFGKKK; encoded by the coding sequence ATGTTTGAGAACCTCAGCGAACGCCTGTCCGGCGTATTCGACCGCCTGACCAAACAGGGCGCTCTGTCCGAAGAGGACGTGAAAACCGCCCTGCGCGAAGTACGTGTGGCGCTGCTGGAAGCGGATGTTTCGCTACCCGTCGCACGTGATTTCGTCAAAGCGGTACAGGATAAGGCCACAGGTCAAGCCGTCACCAAATCCATCACACCGGGCCAGCAGGTCGTCAAGATTGTGCATGATGCGCTGATTGATGTGCTCAAGGGTGAAGGCGAACCGGGTGCCTTGAAGATCGACAACCCACCGACACCCATTCTGATGGTTGGTCTGCAAGGGGGCGGTAAAACAACAACAACCGCCAAACTGGCAAAACGGCTTAAGGAAAAAGACGGCAAGCGCGTGCTGATGGCGTCATTGGATGTGAACCGCCCTGCGGCGATGGAACAGCTGGCGATTCTCGGCACCCAGATCGGCGTGGACACCCTGCCGATTGTCAAAGGCGAAGATCCCGTTGCCATCACCAAACGCGCCAAGACGCAGGCGGGCTTGGGCGGCTATGACGTCTATATGCTGGATACCGCGGGCCGTTTGTCGATTGACGAAGAGCTGATGCAACAGGTCGAAGCGGTGCGCGATGTTGTCACGCCGCGCGAAACGCTGCTGGTGGTTGACGGTCTGACCGGTCAAGACGCAGTGCACACGGCTGAGAATTTCGACGAGCGCATCGGCATCACCGGTGTGGTCCTGACACGGATGGACGGCGACGGGCGCGGTGGTGCGGCCTTGTCCATGCGTGCGGTCACCGGCAAGCCGATTAAATTCGTCGGCCTTGGCGAAAAAATGGACGCGCTTGAGACCTTCGAGCCAGAGCGTATCGCGGGCCGTATCCTGGGCATGGGCGACATTGTTGCGCTGGTCGAGAAGGCGCAGGAAACCATCGAGGCTGAACAGGCCGAAAAGATGATGAAGCGCATGGCGAAGGGTCAGTTCAATATGAACGACCTCAAGATGCAGCTGGAACAGATGATCAAGATGGGCGGCATGCAAGGCATGATGGGCATGATGCCCGGCATGGGCAAAATGGCCAAACAGGTTGAAGAGGCGGGTATGGACGACAAGGTGCTGCTGCGCCAGATCGCCTTGATTCAGTCGATGACCAAGAAAGAACGCGCCAATCCTGCGCTGCTGCAGGCCAGCCGCAAGAAACGTATCGCCAAAGGTGCCGGCATGGAGGTTTCCGACCTCAACAAGCTGATGAAAATGCACCGCCAGATGTCCGACATGATGAAGAAGATGGGCAAAATGGGTAAAGGCGGCATGCTGAAACAGGCGATGAAGGGCATGATGGGCAAAGGCGGCATGGACCCGGCAGCAATGGCCGGCCAGATGGACCCCAAGGCAATGGAGGCGGCGGCCAAGGCGATGGGCGGTAAGCTGCCCGGCATGGGCGGCGGCATGGGCCTGCCCCCCGGGCTGTCAGGGTTTGGGAAGAAGAAGTGA
- a CDS encoding LysR family transcriptional regulator, producing MENWDEIRTAFQVARKGTVSGAAEVLGVHHATVIRHIDALEGRLGVKLFQRHARGYTPTEAGLDLLQVAQATDDQFGQLAGRIKGRGADVSGELVVTSLASLATQIVPVLIAFQAEHPDVLVRYLTGERLFRLEYGEAHVAIRAGVVPDQPDNVVQPLLKLPIAAYASRGYVKKHGIPKGPEDYAHHRFVGDDNRNSRAPHNTWMREHVPDSAITFRCTDTNAVIAAVKAGAGIGFLMDMGAAQIPDIVEVHAPRPEWAAPLWLVTHVDLHRTTKVQALLRFIKENVREGGL from the coding sequence ATGGAAAATTGGGACGAGATCAGAACGGCATTTCAGGTTGCCCGGAAGGGCACGGTCAGCGGTGCCGCTGAGGTTCTGGGCGTGCATCACGCCACCGTCATCCGACATATCGATGCATTGGAAGGGCGTCTGGGTGTCAAACTGTTCCAGCGCCATGCCCGTGGATACACCCCCACCGAAGCGGGGCTGGACCTGCTACAGGTGGCGCAGGCGACAGATGATCAATTTGGACAATTGGCCGGGCGGATCAAGGGACGCGGTGCGGATGTATCCGGTGAACTGGTCGTGACATCGCTGGCCTCGCTGGCGACCCAGATTGTACCGGTCTTGATTGCCTTTCAGGCCGAACACCCTGATGTTCTGGTCCGCTACCTCACGGGTGAACGCCTGTTCCGGCTGGAATATGGTGAGGCCCATGTGGCAATCCGTGCGGGTGTGGTGCCGGACCAGCCTGATAATGTTGTCCAACCCTTGCTGAAATTGCCGATTGCGGCCTATGCAAGCAGGGGGTACGTCAAAAAGCACGGGATCCCAAAGGGGCCGGAAGACTATGCACATCATAGATTTGTTGGTGATGACAACCGCAACAGCCGTGCGCCGCATAACACCTGGATGCGTGAACATGTGCCCGACAGCGCAATCACCTTCCGGTGTACCGATACCAATGCAGTCATTGCCGCGGTCAAGGCCGGTGCAGGGATCGGGTTCTTGATGGACATGGGGGCCGCCCAGATCCCCGACATTGTTGAGGTTCACGCCCCCAGACCGGAATGGGCCGCACCTCTGTGGCTGGTCACCCATGTTGATTTGCACCGAACCACCAAAGTTCAGGCGCTGTTGCGGTTTATCAAGGAAAACGTCCGCGAGGGTGGTTTGTGA
- a CDS encoding DMT family transporter, with translation MMGHLAMLAFSALVAGSFSLGSLMANEIDPAAFTAVRFWLAAVFVGILAQMRGGFGKGSFKAPWRFAILGGLFGIYFVLMFEGLKTAPPVSVAAVFTLVPLMAAGFAWVLLRQLLTPRMALALIIGGFGALWVIFRADLNALLRFDIGRGEAIYFFGCVAHAIYTPMVRRLNRGETAVTFTFGTVIAGGALLTAYAWPEIIAAPWARLPVTVWITLFYTAFFATAVTVVLLQFATLRLPSAKVMAYTYLTPSWVIVWEIALGNGIPPVLILGGVALTILALLLLLRDDSATKG, from the coding sequence ATGATGGGCCATCTGGCGATGCTGGCGTTTTCGGCTTTGGTGGCAGGATCATTTTCCTTGGGCAGCCTGATGGCCAATGAAATCGATCCGGCAGCATTTACCGCAGTGCGTTTCTGGCTTGCTGCCGTCTTTGTCGGCATTCTGGCACAGATGCGAGGCGGCTTTGGCAAGGGCAGCTTCAAGGCACCCTGGCGTTTTGCAATTCTGGGCGGTTTGTTTGGCATCTATTTTGTTTTGATGTTCGAGGGGCTGAAAACCGCGCCTCCTGTCAGCGTGGCTGCCGTCTTTACATTGGTGCCGCTGATGGCGGCGGGTTTTGCATGGGTGTTGTTGCGCCAGCTTTTGACCCCGCGCATGGCGCTTGCCCTGATAATCGGCGGCTTTGGCGCGCTTTGGGTGATTTTTCGCGCCGATTTGAACGCGCTGCTGCGGTTCGACATCGGGCGTGGCGAAGCGATCTATTTCTTCGGCTGTGTTGCTCATGCCATCTATACCCCGATGGTGCGTCGGTTGAATCGCGGTGAAACGGCTGTGACCTTCACCTTTGGCACCGTGATTGCCGGTGGGGCGCTGCTGACTGCCTATGCATGGCCTGAAATTATTGCGGCACCTTGGGCCAGATTGCCGGTAACGGTTTGGATCACACTTTTCTACACCGCTTTTTTTGCAACTGCAGTGACCGTGGTGCTGTTGCAATTTGCAACCCTGCGTCTGCCCTCGGCCAAGGTGATGGCCTATACCTACCTGACCCCCAGCTGGGTGATCGTCTGGGAAATCGCTCTGGGCAACGGGATACCGCCGGTGCTGATCCTAGGGGGGGTCGCGCTGACCATTCTGGCACTGCTTTTGCTGCTGCGTGATGACAGTGCCACAAAAGGTTAA
- a CDS encoding ArsR/SmtB family transcription factor: MTKTIDQVFAALADPTRRAILAMLLEDDMAVTDVAEPFDMSLAAISKHLNVLMTAGLISQEKRGRVKWCKLEPDAMKDASVWMQGFGQFEPVNLEAFERFLVGELDQGTKDAP; this comes from the coding sequence ATGACAAAAACCATTGATCAGGTCTTTGCCGCCTTGGCGGATCCGACGCGCCGCGCCATCCTTGCGATGTTGTTGGAAGACGATATGGCCGTCACCGATGTGGCAGAGCCGTTTGACATGTCATTGGCGGCGATTTCAAAGCATCTGAATGTGCTGATGACCGCTGGCCTGATATCACAGGAAAAGCGTGGGCGGGTGAAATGGTGCAAACTGGAGCCGGACGCGATGAAGGATGCATCGGTCTGGATGCAGGGTTTTGGTCAATTCGAACCGGTCAACCTTGAAGCGTTTGAGCGCTTCTTGGTTGGGGAATTGGATCAGGGCACCAAGGATGCCCCTTGA